The Candidatus Thiodiazotropha endoloripes genome has a window encoding:
- the glyS gene encoding glycine--tRNA ligase subunit beta has product MADQADLLFELGTEELPPKALKRLSQSLTESFIAGLKQANLKHGKVEPFATPRRLALLVRDCDVRQPDSEMERRGPAVQAAFDDAGNPTKAAEGFARSCQTTVDQLQRQKTDKGEWLSYRVHSKGKPAEELLPEIATQALNKLPIPKRMRWGDSDAQFVRPVHWLLFLLGDQVVPCTLLDAEADRLTYGHRFHHPNAITIYNPQDYASVLQDLGYVIADFELRKQKISESVQQSASELDGVADLDTDLLDEVTALNEWPLPITASFEERFLAVPQEALVATMKGNQKYFPLFTGDGQLMNHFITIANIDSPQPELIREGNERVIRPRLADAMFFWEQDGKKSLADHQESLKHVVFQNQLGSMYDKSQRVAELAKRIAEESGGDSELAYRAGLLSRCDLMTNMVYEFPEMQGIMGRYQAQRDGEPDELAQALDEFYMPRFSGDQLPQTATGIAISLAEKLDTLVGIFGIGQKPTGDKDPFALRRAALGALRIIREHSLKLDLPALLESVVESLGDKLTEEKLAASVYQFMLERLKGIYSELGISVDLFQSVADVSPKTLADFDQRVWAIEAFSKLPEAESLSAANKRIRNILKKSNDPLADRADPALYEDQAEHQLAQKMDELAPLAQPLFEKGEYAKGLQILAGLREPVDNFFDQVMVMTDDQKIRTNRLSLLSQLERLFLSVADITRLQVQENQS; this is encoded by the coding sequence ATCTCTTACCGAATCATTCATTGCCGGACTCAAACAGGCCAATCTTAAACACGGTAAAGTTGAACCTTTCGCCACACCCCGACGGTTGGCCCTGCTGGTCAGGGACTGTGATGTTCGACAACCCGACAGTGAGATGGAGCGTCGCGGACCCGCCGTTCAGGCCGCATTCGACGATGCGGGCAACCCCACCAAAGCGGCTGAGGGTTTTGCACGATCCTGTCAGACAACCGTCGATCAGTTGCAACGACAGAAGACCGACAAAGGGGAGTGGCTGAGCTACCGTGTTCACTCAAAAGGCAAGCCTGCAGAAGAACTGCTCCCGGAGATCGCCACTCAGGCTCTCAACAAACTGCCGATACCCAAGCGCATGCGCTGGGGTGATTCGGATGCCCAGTTTGTACGTCCGGTTCATTGGCTGCTGTTTCTGCTCGGAGATCAGGTGGTACCCTGCACACTGCTCGATGCAGAAGCGGACCGCTTGACCTATGGTCATCGCTTTCACCATCCCAATGCAATCACCATCTACAACCCTCAGGATTACGCCTCCGTACTGCAAGATCTGGGCTACGTAATCGCGGATTTCGAACTCCGTAAACAGAAAATCTCGGAATCTGTACAGCAGAGTGCATCCGAGCTTGATGGCGTGGCCGATCTGGATACCGATCTTCTGGATGAAGTCACCGCACTCAATGAGTGGCCACTACCGATTACCGCCAGCTTCGAAGAGCGGTTTCTGGCGGTACCTCAGGAGGCCCTGGTCGCCACCATGAAAGGCAACCAGAAGTACTTTCCACTGTTCACCGGTGACGGCCAGCTGATGAACCATTTCATCACCATCGCCAATATCGACAGCCCTCAACCGGAACTGATCCGGGAGGGTAACGAAAGGGTAATCAGACCGCGCCTGGCGGATGCCATGTTTTTCTGGGAACAGGATGGCAAAAAATCCCTCGCAGATCACCAGGAATCCCTCAAACATGTGGTCTTTCAGAATCAGCTGGGCAGCATGTACGACAAATCACAGCGGGTTGCCGAACTGGCAAAACGCATTGCTGAGGAGAGTGGTGGTGACAGTGAGCTGGCCTATCGTGCCGGACTGCTGAGCCGTTGCGATCTGATGACCAACATGGTCTACGAGTTCCCCGAGATGCAGGGCATCATGGGTCGATATCAGGCTCAGCGTGATGGGGAACCCGATGAGCTGGCACAGGCGCTGGACGAGTTCTACATGCCGAGATTTTCCGGAGATCAACTACCGCAGACTGCAACAGGCATCGCCATCTCATTAGCCGAAAAACTCGATACCCTGGTGGGTATCTTCGGCATCGGCCAAAAGCCTACCGGCGACAAGGATCCGTTCGCCCTGCGACGCGCTGCACTCGGTGCACTGCGTATCATACGTGAGCACTCACTTAAACTGGACCTGCCAGCACTACTTGAATCAGTCGTAGAATCATTAGGTGACAAGCTGACTGAGGAGAAGCTGGCCGCATCCGTCTATCAGTTCATGTTGGAGCGTCTCAAAGGCATCTACAGTGAGTTGGGTATCAGCGTGGATCTGTTTCAATCCGTTGCCGACGTCTCGCCCAAGACCCTCGCCGATTTCGATCAACGGGTGTGGGCCATCGAGGCCTTCAGCAAGTTGCCGGAGGCGGAAAGTCTGTCAGCGGCAAACAAACGTATACGCAATATTCTGAAGAAGAGCAATGATCCGCTGGCGGATAGAGCTGACCCAGCCCTCTATGAGGATCAGGCCGAGCATCAGCTCGCTCAAAAAATGGATGAACTGGCACCCTTGGCACAACCGCTTTTCGAAAAAGGTGAGTATGCCAAAGGGCTGCAGATACTCGCGGGTTTGAGAGAACCGGTGGACAACTTCTTCGATCAGGTGATGGTCATGACCGATGATCAGAAGATACGTACCAACCGTTTGTCACTGCTCTCCCAACTGGAGAGACTGTTTCTCTCTGTCGCAGACATCACCCGTCTGCAGGTACAGGAAAACCAGTCATGA
- a CDS encoding nucleoside triphosphate pyrophosphohydrolase family protein yields MNEDSYQQMLAAVQAFHDKHRFRETGGEEMNYRVALMAEELGEVSACVTKGKPKSELAEEVADLLILVMGTAIAQDFDLNKAFWEKLAKLDKRDSRMINGRVRVSEFRDQDC; encoded by the coding sequence ATGAATGAGGACTCCTACCAGCAGATGCTGGCAGCGGTACAGGCCTTTCACGACAAACATCGATTTCGTGAAACTGGTGGTGAAGAGATGAACTACCGGGTAGCGCTGATGGCTGAAGAGCTGGGGGAGGTCTCCGCCTGTGTCACCAAGGGGAAACCGAAAAGCGAGCTGGCAGAAGAGGTAGCCGATCTGCTGATCCTGGTAATGGGTACTGCCATTGCCCAGGATTTTGACCTCAACAAGGCGTTCTGGGAGAAGCTCGCTAAGCTCGATAAACGGGATTCCCGAATGATCAACGGACGAGTGCGAGTCTCTGAATTCAGAGATCAAGACTGCTAG
- the gmhB gene encoding D-glycero-beta-D-manno-heptose 1,7-bisphosphate 7-phosphatase, with amino-acid sequence MKLIILDRDGVINQDSDAYIKHPDEWQPIDGSLDAIARLSRAGYRVFVATNQSGLARGLFDIETLNRIHQKMVDAVQQVGGHIEAIVFCPHGPDEGCDCRKPGSGLYEAIAERSQTGLRDVPIVGDSLRDLEAAAKVGAQPILVRSGNGEKTVKQLSGKLAQTPVYENLNSYALQLINEMDPQ; translated from the coding sequence ATGAAACTGATAATTCTAGACAGGGATGGGGTGATCAATCAGGATTCCGACGCTTACATCAAACATCCGGACGAGTGGCAGCCAATTGACGGCAGCCTCGATGCCATCGCCAGGCTGAGCCGTGCTGGTTACCGGGTATTTGTCGCAACCAATCAGTCTGGTCTGGCCCGGGGTCTGTTCGATATTGAGACGTTGAATCGGATTCATCAGAAAATGGTCGACGCGGTACAGCAGGTCGGAGGACATATCGAAGCTATTGTTTTCTGCCCCCATGGACCGGATGAGGGATGTGACTGCCGCAAGCCCGGTAGCGGACTCTATGAGGCTATCGCTGAGCGCAGCCAGACAGGATTGAGGGATGTGCCGATAGTCGGTGATTCTCTGAGAGATCTTGAAGCTGCCGCCAAAGTCGGCGCGCAGCCCATACTGGTACGAAGCGGCAATGGCGAGAAAACCGTCAAACAACTTTCAGGTAAGCTGGCACAAACACCAGTCTACGAAAACCTAAACAGCTACGCGCTACAACTCATCAATGAGATGGACCCCCAATGA